Proteins encoded by one window of Girardinichthys multiradiatus isolate DD_20200921_A chromosome 14, DD_fGirMul_XY1, whole genome shotgun sequence:
- the LOC124881102 gene encoding prostaglandin D2 receptor 2-like, whose translation MSLDCRAPNFSMIINQTFVADKLSSLNIFNISLLGIVSTIGIIENLLILGVVGFRVNRSIISIWILNLAASDLLATSTLPFFTLYLARGGTWILGSTFCRIYSSIFFLNMFVSAFLLAAISLDRCLVVVQPVLAQNYRSLQLVGKICVGIWAFAVICTIPFFMFRDAIPLSDGKFLCYYHYSLYLPSKPFDLKALCRQRKEGLAFMKLFFAFLIPLIIIILSYVAVNASLARRGCRRPFRFVRLVIAVVVTFVLCWSPYHLFIIIEVMASSGSPAQKVATKALPISTAIGFLNSVLNPILYVFSCPDLCRKIRHSLGAVMESVLAEDLAEFSRRRSTARSSISNSEYAMKNKFSTKMFSLKPEDSKLVDSTETCIMTS comes from the coding sequence ATGAGCCTGGACTGTCGTGCTCCCAACTTCTCCATgataataaaccaaacatttgtTGCTGACAAGCTGAGCTCacttaacatttttaacatctCCCTCCTTGGAATCGTGTCTACTATCGGGATCATAGAAAACCTTCTCATCCTGGGAGTAGTAGGCTTCCGTGTCAATCGCTCTATCATCAGCATCTGGATCCTGAACCTGGCAGCGTCGGACCTGCTGGCCACATCCACCCTGCCCTTCTTCACCCTCTACTTAGCCCGTGGAGGCACCTGGATATTGGGCTCGACTTTCTGCCGCATCTATTCCTCCATCTTTTTCCTCAACATGTTTGTCAGTGCCTTTCTGCTGGCGGCCATTTCCCTGGACCGCTGCCTGGTGGTGGTGCAACCCGTCTTGGCTCAGAACTACCGAAGCTTACAGTTGGTGGGCAAGATTTGTGTTGGGATTTGGGCCTTTGCTGTGATCTGCACTATCCCCTTTTTCATGTTCCGTGATGCCATCCCCCTTAGTGACGGCAAATTTCTGTGCTACTACCATTACTCCTTGTATCTCCCAAGCAAGCCCTTTGACCTGAAAGCTCTATGTAGGCAACGCAAAGAGGGTTTGGCTTTTATGAAGctcttttttgcttttcttattCCTCTTATAATCATCATTCTCAGCTATGTGGCTGTGAATGCCAGCTTAGCACGCAGAGGCTGTCGGAGACCTTTTCGTTTTGTTCGACTCGTGATAGCTGTGGTGGTGACCTTTGTCCTCTGCTGGTCTCCATACCACCTCTTTATCATCATAGAGGTGATGGCTTCCAGCGGGAGTCCTGCTCAGAAGGTTGCAACCAAAGCCCTTCCAATTTCAACAGCGATTGGCTTCCTCAATAGCGTCCTCAACCCCATCCTGTACGTCTTCAGCTGCCCCGACCTGTGCCGTAAAATCAGACATTCACTCGGGGCGGTTATGGAGAGCGTCCTGGCTGAAGATCTGGCTGAATTCTCTCGGCGTCGCAGCACCGCTCGCAGCTCCATCAGCAACTCAGAGTATGCCATGAAGAATAAATTTTCAACTAAAATGTTCAGTCTGAAACCAGAGGATTCGAAACTGGTTGACTCAACTGAGACCTGCATTATGACTTCTTAA
- the si:dkey-165a24.9 gene encoding G-protein coupled receptor 4, which yields MSNDTCNLPLDTDIFGLTCVYGVIFSLGLPSNLLSLWGLYHLGRSGGGGCQLVYILNLLLSDLLQLLTLPLWIIYLQGPHCWPYGRLTCELVSYVFYVNVYASVMFLCLIAMDRCLAIVYPLSSRRVRTVKVAAVLGVAVWILTFLFCLSGLLPSVFDSDRLLCLEKYPVSPRYAHFKIITVVLGFLLPCSILGYTSAHIGLTLRRSPSLSNHERYKIVGILVVITFNFIVVFGPYHLVGGYRFVYLLRTDEPCLFEQSMFYVYRMCYGLTSLNTLLDPLFYIFLCPDARLELQRSLPCLRRGQNNHKNITMSTRYHLDNQKENFVTI from the exons ATGTCTAATGACACATGCAATCTCCCTCTGGACACGGACATCTTTGGGCTGACCTGTGTCTATGGTGTCATCTTCTCATTGGGCCTGCCCAGCAACCTGCTGTCTCTCTGGGGCTTGTACCACCTTGGTCGCTCAGGTGGAGGCGGGTGTCAGCTCGTCTACATCCTCAACTTGCTGCTGTCAGACCTCCTCCAGCTGCTCACCCTGCCACTGTGGATCATTTACCTGCAGGGCCCTCACTGTTGGCCCTATGGCCGACTGACCTGCGAGCTCGTCAGCTATGTGTTTTACGTGAACGTCTATGCCAGCGTCATGTTTCTTTGCCTAATCGCAATGGACCGCTGCCTAGCCATTGTCTACCCACTCAGCAGCCGTAGGGTGCGGACAGTGAAGGTGGCAGCTGTGTTGGGTGTAGCTGTGTGGATCCTAACCTTCCTCTTCTGCCTGAGTGGGCTGCTGCCGTCTGTGTTTGACTCTGACAGGCTGTTGTGTCTGGAGAAGTATCCGGTCAGCCCCAGATATGCTCACTTTAAGATCATTACTGTGGTTTTGGGCTTTCTGCTGCCATGTTCTATTCTAGG GTACACCTCAGCACATATCGGGCTGACACTACGACGATCTCCGTCACTCTCCAACCATGAGCGCTACAAAATCGTAGGAATCCTGGTCGTGATAACTTTCAACTTCATTGTAGTCTTCGGGCCCTACCACCTGGTAGGCGGATACAGGTTTGTCTATCTGCTGCGGACCGATGAGCCGTGTCTGTTTGAGCAGTCTATGTTCTACGTCTACCGCATGTGCTATGGACTGACCAGCCTCAACACCTTATTGGATCCCCTCTTTTATATCTTTCTCTGCCCTGATGCTCGGCTTGAGCTGCAGAGGTCCCTACCCTGTTTGAGAAGAGGacaaaacaaccataaaaacaTAACCATGAGTACCAGATATCACCTGGACAACCAGAAGGAGAACTTTGTAACAATATAA
- the ugt5g1 gene encoding UDP glucuronosyltransferase 5 family, polypeptide G1, whose protein sequence is MSNTVSVFLALLCYLLLQSSSCSGSRILVVPVDGSHWINMKIILEELHSRGHEITVLRSAKSWYIPSNSSIYTSINVPMLEDDSDRDFSIKMLQDVMNRRSFSTFISTFYQQHLLTSAIGDGHKMLARCAAKILEDAMLVNKLQDTKYDIMLTDPALTLGVILGAYLKLPMVFNVRWINTGEGHLTIAPSPVSYLPVPGSELHNQMDFLERIKNMLHFLYSVYDQYFIINPAYSDLFQKHFPPGTDLVSLELSADIWLFRADFVFEFPRPTMPNVVYVGGFQCKKAHPLPDDLEEFMQSSGKHGVVVMSLGTLVSALPPEITEAIAAAFAQLPQKVIWRFGGDKPSSLGNNTRLVKWFPQNDLLGHPKTRVFIAHGGTNGLYEAIYHGVPVLGLPLLFDQFDNLLRMKVRGAVRVVEARSLTKDNFLEALKDVLENPFYRKNIQRLSQLHRDRPMPPMDTAIFWIEYVIRNKGAAHLQSAGFSLPWYSYFCLDVAVFFLAITGASICSSVFACRVLCCRRSSKKRKTE, encoded by the coding sequence aTGTCCAACACGGTCTCTGTATTCTTGGCACTCCTCTGCTATCTGCTGCTCCAGTCCTCATCCTGTAGCGGCAGTAGGATCCTGGTGGTACCTGTTGATGGCAGCCACTGGATCAACATGAAGATAATCCTTGAAGAGCTTCACTCTCGGGGACATGAAATCACAGTTCTGCGCTCTGCCAAGAGCTGGTACATCCCCAGTAACTCCTCCATTTATACCTCCATCAATGTCCCAATGTTGGAAGATGATTCAGACAGAGACTTTTCAATCAAAATGCTCCAAGATGTCATGAATCGCCGCAGCTTTTCCACTTTTATAAGCACGTTCTACCAACAGCACTTGCTCACATCTGCAATAGGAGATGGTCATAAGATGCTGGCTAGATGTGCTGCTAAAATTTTAGAGGACGCAATGTTAGTAAATAAGTTACAGGATACTAAATATGACATAATGTTGACAGACCCTGCCCTTACTTTAGGGGTTATACTGGGCGCTTACCTCAAGCTGCCAATGGTTTTTAATGTTCGTTGGATTAATACAGGGGAGGGACACTTAACAATAGCTCCCTCTCCTGTCTCCTATCTCCCTGTACCAGGAAGTGAGCTTCACAATCAGATGGATTTTCTAGAGAGGATAAAGAATATGTTACATTTTCTCTACAGTGTTTATGACCAATACTTCATCATTAACCCAGCCTACTCAGATCTATTCCAGAAACACTTCCCTCCTGGGACTGACCTGGTGTCTTTGGAGCTCTCAGCTGATATCTGGCTTTTCAGggcagattttgtttttgaatttccACGGCCCACTATGCCCAATGTGGTGTACGTAGGAGGGTTCCAGTGCAAAAAGGCCCATCCTCTCCCTGATGATTTGGAGGAATTCATGCAGAGTTCCGGGAAACATGGGGTGGTGGTCATGTCTCTGGGAACACTGGTGTCAGCTCTGCCTCCTGAGATCACAGAGGCCATTGCCGCTGCATTTGCTCAGCTCCCTCAGAAAGTGATTTGGAGGTTTGGAGGTGACAAACCTTCATCTCTGGGAAATAACACCCGGCTGGTAAAATGGTTTCCCCAGAATGATCTCCTGGGCCACCCCAAGACTCGTGTCTTTATAGCCCATGGAGGCACTAATGGTTTGTATGAGGCCATCTATCATGGTGTTCCTGTTCTGGGTTTGCCCCTCCTATTTGATCAGTTTGACAACTTATTAAGAATGAAGGTGCGCGGTGCAGTCCGGGTTGTGGAGGCCCGATCTTTGACCAAAGACAATTTCCTGGAGGCTCTAAAGGACGTTTTAGAGAATCCGTTTTACCGTAAAAATATCCAACGTCTTTCTCAGCTACACCGTGACCGACCAATGCCTCCAATGGACACTGCCATCTTCTGGATAGAGTACGTCATCAGAAACAAAGGAGCTGCCCATCTGCAGTCCGCAGGTTTTAGTCTGCCTTGGTATTCCTACTTCTGCCTAGATGTAGCAGTCTTTTTTTTAGCCATAACtggagcttccatctgcagcTCTGTCTTTGCCTGTAGGGTGCTCTGCTGCAGAAGATCCAgcaagaaaaggaaaacagaataa